Proteins from one Mus pahari chromosome 10, PAHARI_EIJ_v1.1, whole genome shotgun sequence genomic window:
- the LOC110328467 gene encoding olfactory receptor 8D2-like has protein sequence MNHSSVIDFILEGLTKQPELQLPLFLLFLGIYVITVVGNLGMILLITISSQLHSPMYYFLSHLSFIDLCYSSVITPKMLVNFVCEKNTISFLECMTQLYFFLIFVIAEGYLLTAMAYDRYVAICSPLLYNTVMSHKVCSIMMAVVYSLGFFGATVHTTRMTMLSFCGSRIIRHYFCDILPLLALSCSSTHINEVLLFIIGGVNTLAPTLAVIISYAFILTSILRIRSNEGRSKAFGTCSSHIMAVGIFFGSITFMYFKPPSSNNMEQEKVSSVFYTTVIPMLNPLIYSLRNKDVKNALKKMVGGRQSS, from the coding sequence ATGAACCATTCTTCAGTGATTGATTTTATTCTCGAAGGACTAACAAAACAACCAGAGCTTCAGCTCCCACTGTTCCTCTTGTTTCTGGGAATATATGTGATCACAGTGGTGGGAAACTTGGGCATGATCCTCTTAATCACCATTAGTTCTCAACTTCATTCTCCAATGTATTATTTTCTCAGTCATTTATCCTTCATTGACCTCTGCTATTCCTCTGTCATTACACCAAAGATGTTGGTGAACTTTGTATGTGAGAAGAACACAATTTCTTTTTTGGAGTGCATGACTcagctttatttcttcctcatttttgttATTGCAGAAGGATACCTGCTGACagccatggcctatgaccgctatgtggccatctgtagCCCACTGCTTTATAACACTGTCATGTCCCACAAGGTGTGTTCCATAATGATGGCTGTGGTATACTCACTGGGCTTCTTTGGGGCTACTGTCCATACAACCCGTATGACAATGTTGTCCTTCTGTGGGTCTCGTATTATCAGACACTATTTTTGTGATATTCTACCCTTGTTGGCACTGTCTTGCTCAAGCACCCATATCAATGAGGTACTGCTGTTTATTATTGGTGGAGTTAATACTCTAGCACCTACACTGGCTGTCATCATCTCATATGCTTTCATTCTAACAAGCATTCTTCGCATCCGCTCCAATGAAGGACGTTCCAAAGCATTTGGCACCTGTAGCTCCCACATTATGGCTGTGGGAATCTTCTTTGGGTCAATTACTTTCATGTATTTCAAGCCACCTTCCAGTAATAATATGGAACAGGAGAAAGTGTCCTCTGTGTTCTACACCACAGTGATCCCAATGCTAAATCCCCTCATATACAgtctgaggaacaaggatgtAAAGAATGCNCTGAAAAAGATGGTTGGGGGAAGGCAGTCATCCTGA